ATGCCTGACACTCGGTGTCGAGGTGATAGAACAAGGACTGGTGGGCTCAGAATCGGCATTAACATTGAAGTATTCATGCCCGTCTTGCAGGTCTATGAAACCGGCACTAGTTCACATTGGTACAAGCTCCTGCCCTCTGAACAGGGGCGGTCACACTATCGGGGTGTGGTAGATTGTTAGATTAGGGCACAGAGTCTGACCCTTGAATCCCCTTTGTCCAGTCCAAGTGAGACATGATGGAAACATTCCTCCCTTGGACCCCCCACAGTGCCGGTCAGCCGTGTGCCCTTGTACTATAGAATTCGGACAGTCTAACGCCTGTCTCTCTTTGTTACCACCCCGACATTCGTTAATCGAACattacaacaaaacatttatcTATGTAAAATATGACTTTATTTAAAAAGATGAAACGTATATTCAATATTTAAGTATATATAAAAGACGATATCTATATGACAAACGTACAAATGACAAAGAACAATAACATCTTGTGCAATATGGATACTCTGATCTCTACGCTGTATGTACATGGAACATTTGGGAATTTCAGTCTGGGCCGCATATAGTACATAGCATCAGTCATACAATATACACCTCATACGGTAAATACAGTGAGTAGaatgtgaatatatgtattgtttttcGGTCTTCAAAAACTTGATGTTGCaagtatgcatgtggtggtgtgtcatctTCAGGCATTGGACGGTATCCCATGAAACCTCGGGTTGAGAGGCATTCAGTGGGTACCCGTTCAGTCACTATTTCACAATAAAATGAAGTTACAACTTCAAATCTCCTTGTTACATATAGGCTACGACACATCTATCTACACTGAAAAAACACAGTCGGGATCAAACGCATTTAAGGAGATTCTCTTGAAGTGAGGACTGAGcacataatttcatattacatCAACCGAAATATTCAGGATCGCTCtatttgttttctgtatttATGAAACACTGGATGGGGAGATGCAAATGTTATGTGGAATTTCACGCAGTTACGAAAATCCTTTTTCGTAGATAGAATTTAGTTTGTGCGCCACTTGTTCGTATATTTTCGGTCTGGAACAGATACAGTAGAGAACAACCGAAAGGGAGACGATGTACatccggacgattttcgagtgaaaccaaaacgtccgggtaaacggggttcgactgtacttCCATTCATGACCATGGCGGTTACACTGACTCATAACAAAGATGATGTAATGATTGAATCTGAAAACTACCTGCCCAACTGGAGGTTACATGTTTATGATACTGAcgagtaaaatatattcacttccTGTTTATATACCCCATCCACTACGAACAAAGATTACAaagtctgggttcgattcaaGGAGACGCTATAACGCCCATTCAACTGAAGGCCAGTATGAAAATTAACTAAGTACTGACCAGAAACACTCTACGAAAAAACTACCTCGGATGTGTGTCTAGATAACATGAACATGTGCACTACAGGATTTCATCTCGGAAGCGCTAACATACAACATTTCTTAATCCCGTAATTACTCTGTGTAAAAATTTGACAATGAAAAGAACACCTTTCGTACAACCTTACCCTCTCTAAAGCTCACATATCTTCGCGAAGACTCCTGTTCTTTGGAGTTTCGGTGAGCCTGTTAATCACAAAGACGTTACCAAAAATACTGGTCCGAGATGAGTCCGGTTTCGTCTTAATGAGGTTTAACTGTTACAGTATATGTCTACCCTTTTAACTGATGTCTCAGGAGAGTGTGTCAACATCAGCGTCCTCCTTCCTATGAAGCGTCTTTCAACCTCTCCGTCACGTTCTCTTGCCTAGTATCTTGCTTAGTATCTTAAATGTCTTCAAGACACGATACACTGCCATTCGTTCACTGTTAGCGGTATGTTACTAGTACTGGTGGGGTCTATACACGTATTGGTTGGCACTGGGCGGTAGGACTCGACTTCCGCCAGTCGGTGGCCGGAAGCGTCTTGAAGACTCGTAGTAGTCGTCGTAGGCGCGTTGGCTGTAGTCAGTGAGCGCCATCGGGCGGCCGTATCGGGAATCATCACGATCACCCCTGCTTATCTCCCCTTTCAAATACGAAAATCCATTTCCGGTGTAGATCGTGTGTCCCATTTCTCTGTCTCGGTTGTCCTTGAATTGACTGGAAGTTGGCTTATGGTAAGCGACTGCTGGCTCTGGTTCCGGCTGGTATCCCCTGTTCTCGTACTGCCCGTTTGGTCTACCTTCGTACGGGCTCCGTGTTTCCGTGTAATAGTGGCTGTTGTTTCTCCTCTCATCGAAGTCATCATAGCCTCTGATCATACCCCCAGAGTGCACGGACCGATGATCTTCGTTGTACCTCGACCTATCGTCCATATAGGGGGTTTGGTTGTAATAGCGGTTGCCACCGTGGCCATTCTGCACATGGGGGTGAAGGTTCATCTTAGACACATCACGTGACACAGGGAGAGATGCCCCGTCGACGTGTTCCGGTCGACACTTCAATCTGATGAAAAGACAGATGACGATGAGAATCAGGCAGGCGAGCAAACTCATCAACGACGACCAAGGAATACTAGTTGAGTCGAAGCTTTTAACGAACAGGAAGAAATTGTAGTATTTGACGCCGAACAGTATTGCGCTGGCTAAGAGATCCAAAACTGCAACAGAAAGAATGcatattaaaatgacacatggaCATCAAACATTCTAAATGCAGTCAGTTAAAAAAGCGCATGTGAATATCGTTTTGTCCATCACGAGTCTTATATTGTAATGATCATCATTCCGAtcagatccgtgaagatctgggttcgtaTTTGCCATTAGCAATTCACGTCTGTCTACAGCAACCCAAATAACTGGATCAGGTGATTTTGGGACAcgtgtcatcgcatcccaattcTGTAGATCGATACTCGTCGTGTTGatcactcaaatatttacagaccgccgtcatctTGCTGGAAGACTGCTGAGTGTAACTAACACCAACTAACCAATTTCCGATCAGAGCTGTTGTCGCTATGGTTCGCCAATAGTTAGACCTTCTGACTAAACACACTTAAAGCAGTGTtttcttttgattgtttgattttgtgtttgtttaacacaacactcaTCGACATATCACCTACATGTGTCCCTCTGCAAGTAAATATGAAATGAGACAGATTGGATACCATTACTTTGCATTAACCAAATACCACCCGACCCCGTAAGTCGCTTATTAAGGCAAACGTAGagtgctgaagatcaattctagccctGATTTTCACGGGAGCCAACATGATGATACAGATGGTAAACGAGTACTCACTTGTAAAGATACACAAGACGAAGGCAGCAAGGTTGACGGTGTGCATGTTGCTCCACCTGCCGCTGTAGCCGACCTTGTAGACGATGAGGAAGACGGTGAGAGCCAGGATGCCGGCCAGGCCGACCGACTGCAGCACTCGCAGCGCCAGGAACTCCATATCATTGTCAAAGATTCCATCTGCAATAATATCACAACACGTTACATGCCAAACATTATAACGTTACGCATACAATGCACCATGAAACGGCAACATGTTATGCTACAATGTGAAACTGCACgggtctgttgtttaacgccgtatacagcagtatcacaaatataggatggtggtctgtaaatgatcagaaccagacaatccagtgattgacatcatgagcattgatgtaaGCAATTGGGTTAGATGGCATTCGTCAACAACGAACAATATGAATAATCACAATCATAATAAAATGACGATGTACACGGTTTGTCTagactgaaaatatattcacaCTTTATCTTTATTCCATATTCTTTTCTTTATCCATATTCTTACACTAATTTAGCTATCTACGGATAATTTGCATAGGAATCGAAAGTCTAATAGCTTATAATGGTAATTTctaaaacatatacataaaaagAACTCATTGTCCCTCAAACAGGCGTCCTGAGACTGCCTGTTTATGAAGACTTGCCTCTAGAAATACTGTACAGGTATTGACCTTGCATTCAGTACTGTCTTGGAGTTAGGCTAGGGATTCCTGAAGGTTTTACTGTTGTGTTGTGAAGTGTATTCACAGCTTTGCAATACGAAAATACGTCTTCGCTGCATTGTACACACTGCCTAATTGTGTTACAATACGTGGAATGAATACCATGCTGTGAGAAGTACAAACATCAACTCCCTAGTTATTGCTAACAACATGTATCTGTTCTTTgggaggcattttagaagttgtaaagataAAGTAAAAGGGACAGGCAACATCTTCATTGCAACGAGTGCGACGTGTGGGCGTTGGTACTACGACCGTTATCAGGCAAGCACGCATCTGCTTGAGTACCGATAGTTTCCCAAGCTAATTTATGACCGATTCTCGAATACGTTTGAGATGAAGATATGAGTACGACCTATCGTTTTTTTCATAGTCATATGCTATGTGTAACAAAAtggcatgtgttactgaaaccCAAACTCCGGCCATACCTGTATCTGGTGACCAGTTCCAGCTGGCTACAGTTACCGATATGGTGCGGTGCAAGCACACACAAAGCCCGACAAGTAGATATTTTCAAAAGGTCAGATTTGTGTATTATTTAAGAGATATCTCTGGAACGCCAAGAGTCTGTCATGGCTATGAATTACTATTCATCGAGCCTTTGTTCAAGAGTTCGGGATGTCTACTAAGAATCTGCTCATAAATGTATCATAGCTTAAAATATGTTGCACAAATATGTTACACACTTCGAAGGGATTACAGAGAGACATTTAGTTTCTCTTTGTCAAAACCCTGTAACATCGAGCATGTCCTCCCAAGCTTTCATTGTTTCGTATCagagtgtgtgtttttttcgccgcttttaacaatattccaacgacgtcACAGGGAATATCTCAAATGTATGGATTACCTCTATTACACAAACACACTTGAACGTCATACATGAACCGATTCATAATTTGCGAAACCTACTTACTTGAAAGCGAGTATTTAATAATACAATGTATCCTGTTTACCTGGTCCAAGAGAATATATATCACAAAGATTTTGAGCGTACGTCTAGGCGGACTGGGTACACATACGTATGAATTTTTTCCGGGCCTATTTTGGTTTATATTACGTGTTTTCGTTAGAATACTTtcaaacgaaaaaaaaaacgcTATTTCTTTAACAAAGTGTCAGCCCAACCCACTGCTACGATTCCCACAGGTTTAACGGGCGTTGTGGTAGTTTAGTGGATAAGAATTATTCAACGAATTTTGTCTTGTCTTTACACGAGTAAATGTGCGACGCGTATCAGGTGCTTTCCGCTGATGTAATCACATCGGGTCTCACCTTCTTCATGAATTGTCTTTGTTCACCCAggagtgaatgggtacccgatgggataagtcatatgactTAACCTTCTAGCGACTCACAGGCAACTTGGGTTATCCGGTGTAATAATGCGTTATAGCTTTGAGCTTACGCAAGTGCGTGTATTCAAGTGCTTCATAAATAGCCACTAttatttgctggaatatccCTAAAAACGatgtaaaacctaactcactcatacTCGTAAATGCATAAAGGTTTAGATACGGTTACTTTTACTGACGTCATAGTTGCATTATGTGTCTGTAGATATAAAGTTCGATCGTGCAGGGGTGGAGGGTAGGGGCAGGAGAGATGCTAGAGTCACCTGGAGACCTGAGGGTGATGAGCGCGGCACACAGTGGTACGGGACGCTGCCCCACAACGTGACGGCTGGAGCATTGCGCAAGAGATATTACCTCCTTTCACCGTTACCATATTACTTCAGATCTCCTTTGTAGTATTATGCCTACAAGGGATTTCAGATGCAATTTTCCACATTAAAATCCGATTTCTTGTTACAGTGACTGGTATTTCACAAAACATACTCGTGTTGGTTTGAATCAGGGAACATTCCTTGACGAAATTATTACTGTCTGTTTGATAATACAACTATTTTCACGCAGTGTTGCCCTGTGAAGCTATGAAGTTGTTCTACTCGCACACAGCCAATATCACTGTGGCCATGAGGTGATGTGGCTCGTTACAACACTAAGGGACTCGACCAATATGTGGCTTGAGGGACTTCATATAGTGAGtcggtttggttttacgccgctatgagcaatattccaactatgtcacggcgggggacaccagaaaatgggctacATACATTGTTTCCATGCGGGGAAAGGTGCCCgagccttcagcgtgacgaaagAACCTAACGACCAAATTTAGATCTTCTGTGGCTGACATGACATCATGTTGTTCATTCTTCATGTAGGACACACTCAATAATATAACTATAGCTACTTCCAGTGTAAACAACTGACCACGCACTGCTGGATACAAAGGCAGGGTATCATCACCAGATGGTGCACAGTTGTGTTCTTAAATAACTAATAAGAACACTGAGTACGGAGGTGAGTTATGTCGAGTCTGTCATATTGCACTTTTCACCTTTACAGATCCTATCGGAAACCAATGAATAATTTAACATGACTCAAAAGATTAAGAGTAAAATGTTTCCCAGAAACGTTTTTTCACTGTACTGAGTGAATTGGTTTTTACGTTGTTTTAGACATATTATTTCGCACGTGGGTAACTTTTCTGAGTGGCCTTTTGAAGTTGATGTGAAGAACAGTCAACCAGGAGAGTTcaatggatatacaacttctataATATTTATTACTAAATTTTATATACTATCAACACTTGCTTAATAACGGTGTCAGTCTTTACACCGAAACATTGCTCGCAATaagatttatatttatattatagAAGTCGTAAATTCACAGAACCCTCCTCCATGTTGTCGCGGCGGCCACATAATGATGCTATGCATGAGCAGAAGTTACGTCCCAGGCGTGAATAGCAATCCATTTAAGCACTTGTCTATCTTGACGCCCCCTTACAGTTTTGGAGATGTAATAATCCAGCATTTACCTACATCACAGATGTAATTCGAGGGATTTTGTGTTTGCAACGAATAATCCTTATTTCAACAAAACGTGAACAGCATCAGTTAGGGAGGATGAACATACAAATTGGTAGGTGTTTTCCAGTCCATGAgatggtatttacgcaatttTTATGGTCGCCATTATAAACAAACTTTACATCTTTATAGTATTTCTTCTCAAGCCGATACAGTCAAAACAGAACACTTGACAGGATGACCGCGGTGTTTGACCGGAAGCAGCAACGACCAGACACGTAAGATATGTTGCAACACCTGTAGGCCTGACGACAACAAGTGGGGGTGATTTCAAGAACGCAGGGCAGGTGTGCAAGACAAATGGTCAAACAGATGGACACAATGCGATCAATGACGAAGCCATATTGTCAACAATGGGAGCCACCAATAGGACAATTGTTAATTGTTCTGGGGCATTTCTGTTGACGCTTGTCGCAACAAGTCAATCTTGTTTCAGTGGCGACACGTCCTCATATTCTTGATTTATTTGGAATTCGACAATGTTGGAATATTTCCTTAGTTCTTATTAAATCAGTTGTTTGCCCGGAAACGTCTATCAAGTGGGACCGACTTGATTAGGGGATGGGGTCATTTATGACGACCTCTTTTAGCCATACGATTGCTGAAACGTCGGTCAGGCTTAGACAGGCAAAACATCTCCTGACTCAAATTGCTTGGATCAATGTTATTGAATAATATTTGAAGCACGTTGCAAAATTACCACGAGTATTGTTGAAGCCCTAACATCACCCTACAAATTAGAATTCCTCGCATGATTCAAAATGGCACTTTTCAGCACGCCCAATGTGTTCTATGTCGAGTTGATTGTACTGGTTGTTAGGGAGTGATTATTTCTTATAACACCTTACCATGCGTGATGTGAATGGACTGGCATGTGTAATACAACTGGATTACGATGGATGTCAGTAAATGATCCTACTCAGTAGTTCACTCGTTGCATCTGTTTCTACATATCTAGCAGTAGGAAGTATCGACTGTCTGCTGCCTTCTACTTTGTCATAGATAGCTTAGTGTTATCAAACAACGACCAATTACATGGAATTCATAGTTAGGATCATCATACATGTCAGTAGAGTCTTGACGCGAGAGCGCCACGTGTCTCCAGGTATACCATCACAACTGGGATTTTAGCACTGATGCGAGAGCTCTCCTCCTGTTAGTTTTTTGTAAAACCGCATTCAGCATAATTCCCGCCacatgacggtggtctgtaaataatccagtctggactcgacaatccagtgattaacatcatgagcattgttcCAAGCAAATGGGATaggatggcatgtgtcaatcaagtaagCGAGCTTGAAAACCTGActgcgttagtcgcctcttactggACTTCAGTCCAGTGCGAGGAATTATCTTAGAATACTAATACAAAtggtaaataaaataataatctaTCTGTAAAAAAAATAGACATATCAAACTCCTAGACTGATTTGTGGTAATCTGGACTTGCAAAACCAGTTTCAGTTTGGTTAATTTCTTGATCTTCTTTGATGAGACAGCTCACAATGGACGTCTCCATGTAGATCAGTATGACTGGAAGTATAGTACTGCTGCGGGTGATCTAATGTGGGTCGTCTCCAAGACCTTTATTTTAACCGACTATATCAGTGATGCGCGAACTGGGTCGTCGCCAACAATATCAGTAACTGGGGCTACACGGGCCTCAAAGAAAACGGGTTGAATTGATCAAAACATTCATAGGTAGTACAGGCCAATATAGAATTGTGTGTGGGTAAGCATAACATGGTGTGTTTATTATGCAGCGTGAGTGTACATACAGCATTGGGTGTGTAGCTTTGTggggtttgtctgtgtgtgtgtgtgacgtgAATGTGGAAACTATAGAGACGGACCCTCACCTGGCACATACCTGAACGTTTATTACACAAAGGCATATATATAGCGCACAAGGACAGCGACCATACTGAAAACCGACTCTGCGTTCAAAGCTATTTTCAGAAGGTTACATTTCGGCACCGATTCCAATGGCAGAATAttgttttaggccgcttttagcaatattccagaaatatcacggggGCCGATTCAGATGAGATTCATGTTGTGACAATAATGATTTAAAGGGAAGATGTGGAGAAATTTTTATGGGCGACCAGGTGTCTTGGTGATTTAGTTCGTTGCATAAACAGAGACAACTAGGATGTCCGTGACTTATTTCTGAACCCCACCTACTGTAAAAAGGCGTGTGCTTCATCTTCAACGTGGGGTCGAGCTATAGCATGACATCCATCCATCATAACAAAACCAGTGACACGACAGGGGGAGACCACAGACTGTAGCGTTGAGGCTGTGTACGTCTAACCCAGAGCTAACCCATTGTTCTAGGATTTGAAAGGGTAATCTTTATTGTGCCAGGTAAAAAGGGttacataaaatataacaacaaacataaaaaataatttccaaCCATTGTTGGTTGCTTGGAGAACGATGTCATTGAAAGAAATACATGATGCCCAATACCGTCAGCACACAAGCCCTTCACCGTGGGGTGAATGTAGGATTCCGAAAGTTGATTTTGTTTGCCACACAAACCGCACCGTTGCAAAATGACATTAAATAAAATCCCCCAGGCTCATAACTTCAAGTGAAAAGTTGTCGTTACGGCGCTGTACCTGGAAATATTCAGTCTCCCAACATCTTCCGAGTCTTGTTGGCTAGAGGAAGGTTTGCCCTATTTGTTGCAATCTAAAGAATCTGACATTCCATTGTCAACGTACCTGCAAAACGTGAATATATATCCGTATTCACGGCCTTTATGTTTGATCGAACTGATCTGAATCATTGTGAATGCAGTAGGCACACAAAGCCAGAAAAGTATGCAACACACGTAATGAGGATTCGACTGATTCCACGCCTCTCTCAGACAAATACTAGTATACACCGTCCTATCTAACAGCAACCCTGCCCTAAATTCCTGATCAATCTCACAGTTCTTAGTATACGTTCCGTATTCAGTATAGTGTTATGTTTGGGAGGGGCGGCGGATTTAACTCTGTACTTCTCTTATTAGAGGCAGTTGTGTCTGTTTCCGCTAATCTGTGGCATTACTGCCTGTGGGTGGCGATACCGACATTAGACCCTGATTATTCATCTTCAGCTCCCGACTGGTTTCAGAAtccgtgagtgagtgggtgagtgagtggatgagagagagagagagagagagagagagagagagagagagagagagagggagagagagggagagagagtgagagtgagagagtgagtaggtgagtgagtggatgagagagagagagagagagtgagtgagtaggtgagtgagtgagtgagtgagagtgtattaTTAGGCTCCAGTCAGCACATTTCCAGCAGTATAACGTTTCCCTACCCTGAGTCCAGTCAGCATCGTGTTTtggatgacatcatgaacaGCGATGCATCCAGTCCGGTCTTCAACCCAGGCTGATAAGCAGTGTGTCCATGGTTGTATTGTAATACTATCTTTGTGAACGTAAGTCAATACAAACAGACAGTACGTCAGTCCTTATAGAAACGCCTTGTTTTAATACTTATAAAACTACTACCAATA
The nucleotide sequence above comes from Haliotis asinina isolate JCU_RB_2024 chromosome 5, JCU_Hal_asi_v2, whole genome shotgun sequence. Encoded proteins:
- the LOC137283552 gene encoding uncharacterized protein, encoding MDVDSWITVTILVDLIALVFQIGAYASPMWAWAMKDTRYRGVGLWYTVGCGAPCVPIKDTELNATLDGIFDNDMEFLALRVLQSVGLAGILALTVFLIVYKVGYSGRWSNMHTVNLAAFVLCIFTILDLLASAILFGVKYYNFFLFVKSFDSTSIPWSSLMSLLACLILIVICLFIRLKCRPEHVDGASLPVSRDVSKMNLHPHVQNGHGGNRYYNQTPYMDDRSRYNEDHRSVHSGGMIRGYDDFDERRNNSHYYTETRSPYEGRPNGQYENRGYQPEPEPAVAYHKPTSSQFKDNRDREMGHTIYTGNGFSYLKGEISRGDRDDSRYGRPMALTDYSQRAYDDYYESSRRFRPPTGGSRVLPPSANQYVYRPHQY